One segment of Synchiropus splendidus isolate RoL2022-P1 chromosome 4, RoL_Sspl_1.0, whole genome shotgun sequence DNA contains the following:
- the cers2a gene encoding ceramide synthase 2a gives MLSRLRELLWADWIWFPEGHGWADLTDKDGVIFPKAQDLWAVVPIALCFLVVRQIFERTVAIPLASLLGIRDKERVCAAPNPVLESYFCNTSKHLTQSSVEDLCKQTGCSVRQIQRWFRRRRNQERPNKLKKFCEACWRFTFYLLAFFAGLLALIDKPWFYDLKLMWENFPKMPLDTSQYWYYMMELGFYLSLVFSIASDVKRKDFKEQIVHHVATIMLISFSWLVNYIRGGTLIMLVHDASDYLMESAKMFNYAGWRRTCNIIFTVFAAVFIVTRLVILPFWIIHTTWVYPLTLYKPFFGFYFFNGLLIVLLVLHVFWAVLILRMVVKFLPANQIVEDERSDKEETESDDEDHVERKDTYKNGYIQNGHTPLNNNRRRKGD, from the exons ATGTTGTCTCGGCTGAGGGAGCTTCTCTGGGCCGACTGGATCTGGTTTCCTGAAGGCCACGGCTGGGCCGATCTCACAGACAAGGATGGGGTCATCTTCCCCAAAGCTCAGGACCTGTGGGCCGTCGTCCCCATCGCGCTCTGCTTTCTCGTCGTAAGGCAAATATTTGAGAG GACGGTAGCCATTCCTCTCGCCTCCTTGCTGGGGATCAGAGACAAAGAAAGGGTGTGTGCGGCACCTAACCCAGTTCTGGAATCATACTTCTGCAACACATCAAAGCATCTGACTCAG AGTTCAGTGGAGGATTTATGCAAGCAGACAGGCTGTTCAGTGCGACAGATCCAGAGATGGTTCAGGCGGCGGAGGAACCAAGAGCGGCCCAACAAGTTGAAGAAGTTCTGTGAAGCATG TTGGAGATTCACATTTTACCTTCTGGCTTTCTTTGCTGGACTGCTGGCTCTGATTGAT AAACCATGGTTCTACGATCTGAAGCTGATGTGGGAGAACTTCCCAAAAATG CCTCTGGACACTTCCCAGTACTGGTATTACATGATGGAACTGGGCTTTTACCTCTCGCTGGTTTTCAGTATTGCTTCAGACGTCAAACGTAAg GATTTCAAAGAACAAATTGTTCACCATGTGGCCACCATCATGCTCATCAGCTTCTCCTGGCTGGTCAACTATATCAGAGGAGGCACTCTGATCATGCTGGTACACGATGCATCTGATTATCTGATGGAG TCGGCCAAGATGTTCAACTACGCAGGTTGGAGGAgaacctgcaacatcatcttcacCGTGTTTGCTGCAGTTTTTATCGTCACTCGGCTTGTCATCTTGCCCTTCTG GATCATACACACAACGTGGGTCTACCCTCTGACCCTTTACAAGCCTTTCTTTGGCTTCTACTTCTTCAACGGACTTCTGATTGTGCTGTTGGTTCTGCACGTGTTCTGGGCCGTTCTCATCCTGCGCATGGTGGTCAAGTTCCTGCCAGCCAAC CAAATCGTTGAAGATGAGCGGAGCGACAAAGAGGAAACTGAATCGGATGACGAGGATCATGTGGAGAGAAAGGACACATACAAAAACGGCTACATACAAAACGGGCACACGCcactcaacaacaacagaagaagGAAGGGAGACTGA